Part of the Pelmatolapia mariae isolate MD_Pm_ZW linkage group LG3_W, Pm_UMD_F_2, whole genome shotgun sequence genome is shown below.
aaattataaaacataCACGTGGACATGCATGACTTTGCAAGTCACATTATCAGTGCAGCAACAGAAGCTGATATGATTAAGCAACCCACGCAACCAGAAGAAAAGTGAACTAAATCACAGGTTCATGTTTTTGTATGTTGTGCAAACTGTAACTCCCTTGAAGCGCGCAGCGTCAAATTAACCAATGTAACATTTCATTACACTGAAAGGCACAACTCACATGGCTAAAAACATAAAAGTGTAATTATTTGTTACCCTGTAGCAAAGggacaaaaaagacaaacagcagGTAGTTTTTCATCACATTTTATTATGTATGGTCATGAATAGAGAGAAAGAGCCAGTTACGCAGCTGTATACAGAGTTCAAATTGTAATTTTTcttcttacaaaaaaaaaaaaacccttaaaaaaaagagaagaaaaaaaattgcactcAGCTTTACACGATCCTTAGAAAGTAAGCCATCTAAaaattaacaacaacaataatcatTAGCAGTCAACATAATAGTCTTACCACTGAAAGCAGAGGATGATTATTTAGTCTGAATTCTATTATACTCCTTGCTAAGGTCCAATGAAGGGCAGCAAGCTAAATTCTCCTTAACatgcttttaaataaattttgccactttagtttgttttttcctagTGAAAGAGTTCTTTCCCTTTCATTTCTCAGCCTAAGCTCAAactaacaaaactgaaaaaagaaaaaaaaaaaaaaaaaattgcgcTCATTCTAAATAACACCCAATTTAAACCCTTTCTCCCTTAAACCCGGAGTAGCTATCGTAAAGGCCTATTTCTAGTATTATTTCATTAATCTCTCTCATTGTTTTTAAGTAAAGTACGATCAGTTTTGACACTAGAAATTGAACTGGCCATGAGACCACTAAGTTACTGTTGAAAAGAAAAGCGGGAGACAAATACAATTCAGACTGCAGAGTAATAAAGACAGAATTGGATGCGAGAGGGGTAATGTATGGGTGGTGAAAGTGCATTTGACATATTCACTCTGGGAACTGTAGGCTGCTGAGCtggatttaatatttaaatgaatgaatggatgtgCAGGTCTCAGAAAGGTGGGTAGTGGTTGAAGTGGGATCAGATTTCCCTTTGGCTGTCCCCATACACGCTCTCATCACTGTAGGCAATGTAGAGGAAAAAGTCCTCTTCATGATGCTCCTgatgggagggaaaaaaagaaaaaacatgttagCGCAATATCAATAATGTAGGGAGAGGCTAAGGAGGAACAACCAAAGGCAACATGCTGGTTAAGCCATATGGTGAGAGCATGCGAGTGAGCAGGAAGCTTAACAGGACTCTTGCCTGGTACAACAATCCCATGGTAGCTGAGGTGGGTGGAATGACGTTGTTTACAAAGAAGAAGAGCGCGTCCTCGGCTCGCAAGTGGATTCTTTTCCGGATGAGGAAGTAAAACTGACCCACTGATGAAAGAGAGAATATGTAATAGTAGAAATTTCAGATGTGACATTACCGCTCTAAAATAGAAGTCAACAACTTTTTATACTCCAAGGCAATGTT
Proteins encoded:
- the gabarapa gene encoding GABA(A) receptor-associated protein a; its protein translation is MKFQYKEEHPFEKRRSEGEKIRKKYPDRVPVIVEKAPKARIGDLDKKKYLVPSDLTVGQFYFLIRKRIHLRAEDALFFFVNNVIPPTSATMGLLYQEHHEEDFFLYIAYSDESVYGDSQREI